A genome region from Trichosurus vulpecula isolate mTriVul1 chromosome 5, mTriVul1.pri, whole genome shotgun sequence includes the following:
- the PRKAG1 gene encoding 5'-AMP-activated protein kinase subunit gamma-1 has translation METVTIPESGMEKCTPALEETPESNSAVYTCFMKSHRCYDLIPTSSKLVVFDTSLQVKKAFFALVTNGVRAAPLWDSKKQSFVGMLTITDFINILHRYYKSALVQIYELEEHKIETWREVYLQDSFKPLVCISPNASLFDAVSSLIRNKIHRLPVIDPDSGNTLYILTHKRILKFLKLFIAEFPKPDFMSKSLEELQIGTYANIALVRTTTPVYVALGIFVQHRVSALPVVDEKGRVVDIYSKFDVINLAAEKTYNNLDISVTKALQHRSHYFEGVLKCYQHETLETIINRLVEAEVHRLVVVEENNVVKGIVSLSDILQALVLRGGEKP, from the exons GTCACTATTCCAGAGAGTGGTATGGAAAAATGCACCCCAGCTCTGGAAG AGACCCCAGAATCCAACAGTGCTGTCTATACCTGCTTCATGAAATCCCATCGATGCTATGATTTGATCCCCACGAGCTCCAAACTGGTTGTGTTTGATACCTCCCTGCAG GTAAAGAAAGCTTTCTTTGCCCTTGTCACAAATGGAGTTCGGGCAGCCCCGTTATGGGACAGCAAGAAACAGAGCTTTGTGG GCATGCTGACCATCACTGACTTCATCAATATTTTACACCGTTACTACAAGTCAGCCTTG GTACAGATTTATGAGCTGGAAGAACATAAGATAGAAACCTGGAGAG AGGTGTACCTCCAGGACTCCTTTAAACCTCTTGTCTGCATCTCTCCTAATGCCAG CCTTTTTGATGCTGTTTCCTCATTGATCCGAAATAAGATCCATAGACTGCCAGTCATTGACCCTGATTCTGGCAACACTCTGTATATCCTCACCCACAAACGTATCCTCAAGTTCCTCAAGCTTTTT ATTGCAGAGTTTCCCAAACCAGACTTCATGTCTAAGTCTCTGGAGGAGCTCCAGATAGGCACTTATGCCAACATTGCTCTGGTGCGTACCACCACACCTGTCTACGTTGCATTGGGCATCTTTGTTCAGCACCGGGTCTCTGCTTTGCCTGTGGTAGATGAAAAAG GGCGTGTGGTGGACATCTACTCCAAGTTTGATGTCATT AACTTGGCAGCAGAAAAAACCTATAACAACTTGGATATATCTGTGACAAAAGCACTACAGCATCGATCCCACTATTTTGAGGGTGTACTCAAGTGCTACCAGCATGAAACTCTGGAGACCATCATTAACAGACTAGTGGAAgctgag GTTCACCGGCTGGTGGTCGTTGAAGAGAACAATGTAGTAAAAGGCATCGTGTCACTATCTGATATACTCCAGGCCTTGGTGCTCAGAGGTGGAGAGAAGCCCTGA
- the DDN gene encoding dendrin isoform X2, translated as MVDGPLFSEGPGSPRKPHDGESAGCWWVQKSKLLVIEVKTISCHYSRWAPAHQPMDPTGGPWAQEPSSHRCCPRFGLGQKPPERLLRRAWVPRVLQEATNWGTGHPPEIRPREQEKRKAASQEREAKETERKRRKGGGGRSWSPPGGPRPEPGNVSKAAQPKARQVAWLPEHLGPSGRPPRPVAQSLREPGAAARAGPRVGRPSGPPSYEAHLLLRGAAGPVPRRRWDRPPPYVAPPSYEGPHRTLGAKRPPQLSRLPTPLALAPTLEGKDREERPKKRLDPRIYRDVLGAWGIRQGRGTLGGFPGCRGPGLGGKTSDKVTGFSPVGLDSNGSESYSQPGANQTTRAETVTSGTPQTTPRTKLPLRDTSDGERAGEQSWSSKTWGPSPGDQPSQQSQTLPRPWAPGSPKEKESPGERGGSQRPSKFPADWKETHRAHTVPRSPRSSGGENGVFVIDATCVVIRAQFIPTPQIQHVQLLPSPGPRDWGDSPAFQKPRKKEGEEEQAFTSPCQKLLQSSRLSHQPSKGCSDAWDEGAEAGEPEDPSLEERASRILGLPIRELDLGASPVQCSSDPGGPSGAAERSADGSRGSEPAARVRRPAGRGWVRDPGPYAGALREAVSRIRRHTAPDSDSDEAPECGARSCSSEGSDTEASAASRQPERSLPGGLDTPETPGGRGEVGRRAGELRDCIREILDVICQTEEALFRAEGSAQGKQGGGHPQP; from the exons ATGGTGGATGGCCCGCTGTTCTCCGAGGGGCCAGGCAGCCCCAGAAAGCCCCATGATGGAGAGTCTGCCGGCTGCTGGTGGGTACAGAAGTCCAAGCTGTTAGTGATTGAAGTGAAGACCATCTCCTGTCATTACAGTCGCTGGGCCCCTGCTCACCAGCCCATGGACCCTACTGGGGGTCCTTGGGCCCAGGAACCTTCAAGCCACAGGTG TTGTCCCAGGTTTGGGCTGGGCCAGAAGCCCCCAGAGCGGCTGCTTCGCCGGGCCTGGGTGCCCCGAGTGTTGCAAGAGGCAACCAACTGGGGGACAGGGCACCCACCCGAGATCCGACCGAGGGAGCAAGAGAAAAGGAAGGCTGCCTCTCAGGAGCGCGAGgccaaagaaacagagagaaagcgGCGCAAGGGAGGTGGGGGTCGAAGTTGGAGCCCTCCAG GTGGGCCCCGCCCCGAACCTGGGAATGTCTCTAAGGCCGCCCAGCCTAAGGCCCGTCAGGTCGCATGGTTGCCAGAGCACCTTGGGCCATCCGGCCGGCCGCCCCGTCCAGTAGCGCAGTCGCTGCGAGAGCCTGGCGCCGCAGCTCGAGCTGGACCCCGGGTGGGGCGGCCGTCTGGGCCTCCCAGTTATGAAGCCCACCTGCTCTTGAGAGGCGCCGCCGGGCCGGTCCCTAGGAGGCGCTGGGACCGGCCTCCACCCTACGTGGCTCCGCCTTCTTATGAAGGCCCCCACCGGACCTTAGGGGCCAAACGGCCCCCGCAGCTTTCCCGGCTGCCCACCCCACTTGCTCTGGCTCCTACTCTAGAAGGAAAAGATAGAGAGGAGCGCCCCAAGAAGAGGTTGGATCCGCGGATCTACCGCGACGTTCTAGGGGCTTGGGGGATTCGGCAGGGCCGGGGCACCCTGGGTGGGTTTCCAGGTTGTAGAGGGCCTGGGCTTGGAGGGAAGACTTCAGACAAGGTCACTGGGTTCTCTCCTGTGGGTCTCGATAGCAACGGCAGCGAGAGCTATTCACAGCCTGGGGCCAATCAGACTACAAGAGCAGAAACAGTAACCTCTGGCACCCCCCAAACGACACCCAGAACCAAGCTCCCTCTCAGGGACACTTCTGATGGGGAACGAGCAGGAGAACAGAGCTGGTCCAGCAAGACCTGGGGTCCTTCCCCTGGAGATCAGCCATCCCAGCAGAGCCAAACCCTTCCTAGACCCTGGGCCCCTGGGAGCCCAAAAGAGAAAGAGTCCCCGGGAGAGAGGGGTGGGTCCCAGAGGCCTTCCAAGTTTCCAGCCGATTGGAAGGAGACCCACCGAGCTCATACCGTGCCCCGCAGCCCCCGTAGTTCTGGTGGGGAAAATGGAGTGTTTGTCATTGACGCCACGTGCGTTGTGATTCGGGCCCAGTTCATCCCCACCCCTCAAATCCAACACGTGCAGCTTTTGCCTTCCCCGGGGCCACGGGATTGGGGGGACTCCCCGGCTTTCCAGAAACCccgaaaaaaggagggagaggaggagcaagCCTTTACTTCCCCATGCCAAAAGCTGCTGCAGAGTAGCCGGCTCTCTCATCAGCCCAGCAAGGGCTGCTCCGATGCATGGGATGAGGGTGCTGAGGCTGGGGAGCCGGAGGACCCCTCCCTGGAGGAGCGCGCCTCCCGCATCCTGGGGCTCCCAATCAGGGAGCTGGACCTGGGGGCGTCCCCCGTTCAGTGTAGCTCGGACCCCGGCGGGCCCAGCGGAGCAGCTGAGAGGAGCGCGGATGGCTCCCGAGGCTCAGAGCCAGCGGCGAGGGTCCGGCGGCCCGCGGGCCGGGGCTGGGTGCGGGACCCAGGGCCTTATGCCGGGGCCCTGCGGGAAGCCGTATCCCGCATCCGCCGCCATACAGCCCCGGACTCGGACTCGGATGAAGCCCCAGAGTGCGGCGCCCGGAGCTGCTCCTCCGAAGGGAGTGACACGGAAGCCTCGGCCGCCTCCAGGCAGCCTGAGCGAAGCCTGCCCGGGGGCCTAGACACACCCGAGACCCCAGGAGGCCGGGGAGAAGTCGGGCGCAGGGCCGGGGAGCTGAGAGATTGTATCCGGGAAATCCTGGATGTGATCTGCCAGACCGAGGAGGCGCTATTCCGGGCCGAGGGCTCCGCTCAGGGAAAGCAGGGAGGGGGTCACCCCCAGCCATAG
- the DDN gene encoding dendrin isoform X1, translating into MVDGPLFSEGPGSPRKPHDGESAGCWWVQKSKLLVIEVKTISCHYSRWAPAHQPMDPTGGPWAQEPSSHRFGLGQKPPERLLRRAWVPRVLQEATNWGTGHPPEIRPREQEKRKAASQEREAKETERKRRKGGGGRSWSPPGVCRSEPRSPLSRARGGGGPRPEPGNVSKAAQPKARQVAWLPEHLGPSGRPPRPVAQSLREPGAAARAGPRVGRPSGPPSYEAHLLLRGAAGPVPRRRWDRPPPYVAPPSYEGPHRTLGAKRPPQLSRLPTPLALAPTLEGKDREERPKKRLDPRIYRDVLGAWGIRQGRGTLGGFPGCRGPGLGGKTSDKVTGFSPVGLDSNGSESYSQPGANQTTRAETVTSGTPQTTPRTKLPLRDTSDGERAGEQSWSSKTWGPSPGDQPSQQSQTLPRPWAPGSPKEKESPGERGGSQRPSKFPADWKETHRAHTVPRSPRSSGGENGVFVIDATCVVIRAQFIPTPQIQHVQLLPSPGPRDWGDSPAFQKPRKKEGEEEQAFTSPCQKLLQSSRLSHQPSKGCSDAWDEGAEAGEPEDPSLEERASRILGLPIRELDLGASPVQCSSDPGGPSGAAERSADGSRGSEPAARVRRPAGRGWVRDPGPYAGALREAVSRIRRHTAPDSDSDEAPECGARSCSSEGSDTEASAASRQPERSLPGGLDTPETPGGRGEVGRRAGELRDCIREILDVICQTEEALFRAEGSAQGKQGGGHPQP; encoded by the exons ATGGTGGATGGCCCGCTGTTCTCCGAGGGGCCAGGCAGCCCCAGAAAGCCCCATGATGGAGAGTCTGCCGGCTGCTGGTGGGTACAGAAGTCCAAGCTGTTAGTGATTGAAGTGAAGACCATCTCCTGTCATTACAGTCGCTGGGCCCCTGCTCACCAGCCCATGGACCCTACTGGGGGTCCTTGGGCCCAGGAACCTTCAAGCCACAG GTTTGGGCTGGGCCAGAAGCCCCCAGAGCGGCTGCTTCGCCGGGCCTGGGTGCCCCGAGTGTTGCAAGAGGCAACCAACTGGGGGACAGGGCACCCACCCGAGATCCGACCGAGGGAGCAAGAGAAAAGGAAGGCTGCCTCTCAGGAGCGCGAGgccaaagaaacagagagaaagcgGCGCAAGGGAGGTGGGGGTCGAAGTTGGAGCCCTCCAGGCGTTTGCCGTTCAGAACCCCGGAGTCCACTTAGCCGAGCCCGGGGCGGAGGTGGGCCCCGCCCCGAACCTGGGAATGTCTCTAAGGCCGCCCAGCCTAAGGCCCGTCAGGTCGCATGGTTGCCAGAGCACCTTGGGCCATCCGGCCGGCCGCCCCGTCCAGTAGCGCAGTCGCTGCGAGAGCCTGGCGCCGCAGCTCGAGCTGGACCCCGGGTGGGGCGGCCGTCTGGGCCTCCCAGTTATGAAGCCCACCTGCTCTTGAGAGGCGCCGCCGGGCCGGTCCCTAGGAGGCGCTGGGACCGGCCTCCACCCTACGTGGCTCCGCCTTCTTATGAAGGCCCCCACCGGACCTTAGGGGCCAAACGGCCCCCGCAGCTTTCCCGGCTGCCCACCCCACTTGCTCTGGCTCCTACTCTAGAAGGAAAAGATAGAGAGGAGCGCCCCAAGAAGAGGTTGGATCCGCGGATCTACCGCGACGTTCTAGGGGCTTGGGGGATTCGGCAGGGCCGGGGCACCCTGGGTGGGTTTCCAGGTTGTAGAGGGCCTGGGCTTGGAGGGAAGACTTCAGACAAGGTCACTGGGTTCTCTCCTGTGGGTCTCGATAGCAACGGCAGCGAGAGCTATTCACAGCCTGGGGCCAATCAGACTACAAGAGCAGAAACAGTAACCTCTGGCACCCCCCAAACGACACCCAGAACCAAGCTCCCTCTCAGGGACACTTCTGATGGGGAACGAGCAGGAGAACAGAGCTGGTCCAGCAAGACCTGGGGTCCTTCCCCTGGAGATCAGCCATCCCAGCAGAGCCAAACCCTTCCTAGACCCTGGGCCCCTGGGAGCCCAAAAGAGAAAGAGTCCCCGGGAGAGAGGGGTGGGTCCCAGAGGCCTTCCAAGTTTCCAGCCGATTGGAAGGAGACCCACCGAGCTCATACCGTGCCCCGCAGCCCCCGTAGTTCTGGTGGGGAAAATGGAGTGTTTGTCATTGACGCCACGTGCGTTGTGATTCGGGCCCAGTTCATCCCCACCCCTCAAATCCAACACGTGCAGCTTTTGCCTTCCCCGGGGCCACGGGATTGGGGGGACTCCCCGGCTTTCCAGAAACCccgaaaaaaggagggagaggaggagcaagCCTTTACTTCCCCATGCCAAAAGCTGCTGCAGAGTAGCCGGCTCTCTCATCAGCCCAGCAAGGGCTGCTCCGATGCATGGGATGAGGGTGCTGAGGCTGGGGAGCCGGAGGACCCCTCCCTGGAGGAGCGCGCCTCCCGCATCCTGGGGCTCCCAATCAGGGAGCTGGACCTGGGGGCGTCCCCCGTTCAGTGTAGCTCGGACCCCGGCGGGCCCAGCGGAGCAGCTGAGAGGAGCGCGGATGGCTCCCGAGGCTCAGAGCCAGCGGCGAGGGTCCGGCGGCCCGCGGGCCGGGGCTGGGTGCGGGACCCAGGGCCTTATGCCGGGGCCCTGCGGGAAGCCGTATCCCGCATCCGCCGCCATACAGCCCCGGACTCGGACTCGGATGAAGCCCCAGAGTGCGGCGCCCGGAGCTGCTCCTCCGAAGGGAGTGACACGGAAGCCTCGGCCGCCTCCAGGCAGCCTGAGCGAAGCCTGCCCGGGGGCCTAGACACACCCGAGACCCCAGGAGGCCGGGGAGAAGTCGGGCGCAGGGCCGGGGAGCTGAGAGATTGTATCCGGGAAATCCTGGATGTGATCTGCCAGACCGAGGAGGCGCTATTCCGGGCCGAGGGCTCCGCTCAGGGAAAGCAGGGAGGGGGTCACCCCCAGCCATAG